The sequence below is a genomic window from Cerasicoccus sp. TK19100.
CTCAACCGAGCTCGGTTATATCGATGCATTTCTCGACGCTGCTGCGGCGCGAGACATGATGGTTATTCTCGATATGCACAACTATGCTGGGCGCTGGGTGCCTGGTGAGGACAGCAACCCCAATAAGTCGGGCGAACAGGGTTTCAAGCTTGGTACGACCGAGCTGCCGGTTAGCGCTTTTGGCGACGTCTGGGAAAAGTTGGCAGCCTACTATAAAGACCGTGATAACATTTGGGCCTATGGATTGATGAACGAGCCCAACGGCGTCTCCACTACTGTATGGCTGAACGCGTGCCAGGACGCGGTGGACGGCATTCGTAATGAGGACATGAATAATTACGTCCTGCTGCCGGGCACGTATTACAGCAACGCTCACCGTTGGGATAACCACGGCGAATATTTGATCAATGTCGTTGACCCGGCGGACAAGCGCATCTTCGAGGCGCACTCCTATTGGGATAACAATAGCTCTGGACAATACACACAAAGCTACGCGGGCGGGGGCCACTCAGCCAGCGACGGTGTGAACGACCTCACGGACTTTGTTGACTGGTGCAACGCTAACAACGTTCAAGGTTTTATTGGTGAGTTTGGTGTCCCGTGGAACGATTCAAACTGGGCTCCGATGCTGGAAAATGCGCTCGACTATATGGCGGCTAACGGCATTAGCGCAACTTACTGGGCAGGCGGTCCGTGGTGGTCTAATGATTACCCGCTCGACCTTGAACTGGATGAGCGAAACAACGCGCCCCGCTACCCATTGGCGATTCTTCAGCAATACGCTAGCGGCCCGATTGTCAATTATGCGCCCGACTTTACGCTCTACCATGACTCTATTACTGGCGGCATGACGGGTGTTTCCTACGCTTACAAGTATGCCGGTTCCGGCGCTACAGTGAATGTCAACGAACAGTCTTCTGACACTGATTACACCGGAAGCCGCTCGTTTAAAATAAACTATAGCATCCCATCTGGCTCTACGGGCAATGCGGGCATGCATATCGACGACGGCATCTATCTAGAGGACAACTTTGCCGCGCCCGACCAAGTGCTCTCTTTTTACGTCAAGGGCGATAGCGGCGCAACGCTGAGCCTGAAGGTCCGCAATGCCGATGGATACCACGGTGCGACGGTCAACATTAGTAACTACGGACCGGCGCTAAGCAGTGACTGGGCGCGTTATGAAATTCCGCTTCAGGACTTGATCGGTGGCAATATGACCGGGGAGGGCTTTATGGACCGCATACAATTCGAGCCTGGCCCGCACGACGGATCGTCGCGCAACATTTACATAGATCTGGTTCGCGTCCAAGGGCCGACTTACATCCCCGGGGCGATGGAAACCACATTGCTTGCCGATGATTTCAATGATGGCGACGCCGATGGTTGGTCATTCGTTGGTGGCAGTTGGAGTGTCGTTTCAAACGAACTCAAGCAAAACGGTAACAACCCGGACACCATGGCTTGGTTCAATACACCCGAAGCGCTCGGCTGGCACAATTACACGATCAATGCCGACCTTCGATCAACTGACAACGATGAGATCGGTTTTGCTTTCTGTGTGCAGGACTCGATGAACTACTACCTGCTGACCATCAGTAAGCAGTTCGGTCTGTATTATCTGGACGCTGTGGTGGATGGTTCAGTGAACTCGCTCACAACCGCTTCGGGCTCCTACACGACTGGCAGTAGTTTTAATCTAGAAGTGCGTGTTGAAGATGGCGTGATTACCGTCGATCGCGATGGCTCGACTGTATTTACGTACTCCGACACGACCTTTACGCAGGGGGGCGTTGGCATGTATGCCCATAATTGTGACGACGCGTTTTTCGACAATGTGGTGGTTAACGGTTACAGCGGCGAGGCCTTTGACATGCGCGGGCTTGGCGATGTAAATTACGGCATTGCTTGCCAAGACGGCGCCACTGGTACGGGTTATATCATGTGGAGCGAAGAAAACGTCTACGACCGCTTTGATCCAGATCCCTACAGCGACAACAGCTCGAATCTGATTGCGGTTATCTGGGATGGCTCGCAGTGGAGGTATGATAGTAACAGCGCTTATGTCGTCTTCACGCCTGAGGATTCCGATGTGCTGCTGGCCGAGGTCGATTTCTCTAATGATACGATCACTTCGCTGGAGGGCACGGACGACAAATTCCAAGGAATGACGCGTGGTTTCGAGTCGGGCAATCTAACCTTTCGGGCCGATCGTTGGCACGGTACATCAAACGACGGCGAATTTACCGTTAGCGGCAGCTTCTTTCGAATCAATGGTGCGTCTACTGCAGGGGAAACGGTTTCACTTGGCGACGTCAATTACGGCGTTGCCGTGCAAGACTCTGCCACCGGCACAGGCTTCATTATGTGGAGCCAGCAAAACGTATACAGCCGCTTTAATCCCGACCCTTACGAAAACAATAGCTCCAACCTGATCGCCGTCGTTTGGAACGGTTCGCAGTGGCAATACGACGACAACTTTGGCCTCAATGTCTTCACGCCGCAATCGACCGATGTGCTCATCGCTGAGGTTGATTTCACTAACGACACCATTACTTCACTGGAAGGAATCAATGATGTTTATCAGGGCATCGACAGAGGCTTTGCCTCTGGTGACTTGACGTTCTCGGCAGACGTATGGAAAGGCGGCTCCAATGATGGCGAATTTACGATTGGTGGAACTAGTTTCACCAAGAACTAACCAAATCGCGGTTATAAGCCAATAGATCAAATTTCATTGAGCATAGGGGTAAATGATAGACCGGACCGGAAGTTTGCAAGGGGTATAGAAGATTTCCGGTCCGGTTTCCTCTGGGGGCGCGTTTGATTAAAGTTTTCGCCCAAGAGGAATAAGTGTTTTAGCGTGAGAATACTCTTAATTCGCCTAGGCTGTAGAATAGTAGCAGCAGTTCATCCCTTATTCGCCCTTGAGCAATAGATCATTTACAGATATAATACCCTTCAAAATGAAAATTTCACCTCAAACCACAATTCGTTATGGACGACAATAAAACTAGTATATCCACTCCTATCTTAGCCGCCACATCTTTACTTTTTCTGGTGAGCCAGACTGCTTCCGCGCAGACGCTTATTTCCCAGGATTTTGATGGTGGCAGCACCACGCTAAACGGCACCACCCCCACATTTGTTGACGGCAGCCTTAGTGGCACGACTTGGGAAGCGCCATCTTCGGGCTACAGTTTGGATGGCGTTATTTCTACCAGCAACACGAAGGCGGTGCTTAATATCGGAAGCTTTATTAATGACCAGAAGGGCAATCCCGACGCTATTTTCCAGGTTTCGGCTACCGTTGACCCTACGGCGGGTGGTGGTAACTGGATCGCAGTGGGCATTTACGGCAGCACCTACA
It includes:
- a CDS encoding glycoside hydrolase family 5 protein; the protein is MFKRLSALGALVLLPLSGTAEQTQMFGVNLSGAEDTSAFPGSEGTNYIYPKESELDYFHSKGLRLIRLPFRWERVQPSLFGSLNSTELGYIDAFLDAAAARDMMVILDMHNYAGRWVPGEDSNPNKSGEQGFKLGTTELPVSAFGDVWEKLAAYYKDRDNIWAYGLMNEPNGVSTTVWLNACQDAVDGIRNEDMNNYVLLPGTYYSNAHRWDNHGEYLINVVDPADKRIFEAHSYWDNNSSGQYTQSYAGGGHSASDGVNDLTDFVDWCNANNVQGFIGEFGVPWNDSNWAPMLENALDYMAANGISATYWAGGPWWSNDYPLDLELDERNNAPRYPLAILQQYASGPIVNYAPDFTLYHDSITGGMTGVSYAYKYAGSGATVNVNEQSSDTDYTGSRSFKINYSIPSGSTGNAGMHIDDGIYLEDNFAAPDQVLSFYVKGDSGATLSLKVRNADGYHGATVNISNYGPALSSDWARYEIPLQDLIGGNMTGEGFMDRIQFEPGPHDGSSRNIYIDLVRVQGPTYIPGAMETTLLADDFNDGDADGWSFVGGSWSVVSNELKQNGNNPDTMAWFNTPEALGWHNYTINADLRSTDNDEIGFAFCVQDSMNYYLLTISKQFGLYYLDAVVDGSVNSLTTASGSYTTGSSFNLEVRVEDGVITVDRDGSTVFTYSDTTFTQGGVGMYAHNCDDAFFDNVVVNGYSGEAFDMRGLGDVNYGIACQDGATGTGYIMWSEENVYDRFDPDPYSDNSSNLIAVIWDGSQWRYDSNSAYVVFTPEDSDVLLAEVDFSNDTITSLEGTDDKFQGMTRGFESGNLTFRADRWHGTSNDGEFTVSGSFFRINGASTAGETVSLGDVNYGVAVQDSATGTGFIMWSQQNVYSRFNPDPYENNSSNLIAVVWNGSQWQYDDNFGLNVFTPQSTDVLIAEVDFTNDTITSLEGINDVYQGIDRGFASGDLTFSADVWKGGSNDGEFTIGGTSFTKN